A stretch of the Mesorhizobium huakuii genome encodes the following:
- a CDS encoding TadE/TadG family type IV pilus assembly protein, which yields MFGRASAFRRNRSGGAGLEFALIAPFLIILLFGIFALGWSMNSVSSVRYTLETSSRSLQLQNTLTQADIQAIATQKLQALGLKDVNVTIAIDPASGGFRMAHLTATYAFVVDFPYLDTFPINYATTVTVPLVGG from the coding sequence GTGTTCGGTAGGGCTAGCGCGTTCAGGCGGAACCGATCGGGCGGGGCCGGGTTGGAGTTCGCGCTGATCGCGCCCTTCCTCATCATATTGCTGTTCGGGATCTTCGCCTTGGGCTGGTCGATGAACTCCGTCTCCAGCGTCCGCTATACGCTGGAGACATCGTCACGCTCGCTGCAGCTTCAGAACACGCTGACCCAGGCCGACATCCAAGCGATCGCCACGCAGAAATTGCAGGCCTTGGGTTTGAAGGATGTGAACGTGACGATCGCCATCGATCCGGCGAGCGGCGGCTTCCGCATGGCGCATCTGACCGCCACCTATGCCTTTGTCGTCGACTTCCCTTACCTCGACACCTTCCCGATCAACTACGCGACCACTGTCACCGTGCCGCTGGTCGGCGGTTAG
- a CDS encoding TadE/TadG family type IV pilus assembly protein translates to MERRPEPNLGDASGVAAVEFAMVLPFLCVALLGIIDGWSYVTSSLSMRAGVKTAANLIMEGSSNDTATQAVAISSWEKRPADGQVTLSRIYMCGTTVVDASTLCSGPKVPSVYVQIQASATWTPPFSFGVFSGPSVIGHLEVIRVR, encoded by the coding sequence ATGGAACGCCGACCAGAGCCGAACCTTGGCGACGCTTCAGGCGTTGCCGCGGTCGAGTTCGCGATGGTCCTGCCTTTCCTGTGCGTAGCGCTGCTCGGTATAATCGACGGCTGGTCCTATGTGACGAGCTCGCTGTCGATGCGTGCCGGCGTGAAGACCGCCGCCAATCTGATCATGGAAGGCTCGAGCAATGATACGGCGACGCAGGCGGTTGCCATTTCGAGCTGGGAGAAGCGGCCGGCGGACGGCCAGGTCACGCTAAGCCGGATCTACATGTGCGGGACGACCGTGGTCGATGCCTCCACCCTGTGCAGCGGGCCAAAAGTGCCATCGGTCTATGTCCAGATCCAGGCATCCGCCACCTGGACGCCGCCCTTCAGCTTCGGCGTCTTTTCTGGTCCGAGCGTCATCGGCCACCTGGAGGTGATCCGTGTTCGGTAG
- a CDS encoding pilus assembly protein TadG-related protein, translating into MALNCFTLIRLMATGIRRGTSANVATIFALSLPIVVGAAGFGVETSYWYYNSLKLQATADAAAYAGALEQISGSDKPTIVAAATQSAATNGLGSGTIVVNTPPASGPNTAKKAVEVIVGQKLDRMFTSIFTQAQVPEQARAVALITNASKACVLALDPSASQAALFSGNTSVTLIGCSVMANSIASDAVKLQGSAGLQADCLISGGGVSLSNPVTTVCAAPIIHALPAADPFADLPAPAASNPCQNDNKATLSPGTYCSGMTLKGNVTLSPGVYVVQGNLKINANAAITGSGVTIFMSGSSTVSINGNASVKLSAPTSGTYSGVLFYGDRTGNSASSTFNGTADSLLTGAIYFPKQQISYLGNFSGNNGCTQVVANTIQWSGNSTINQDCTSLGMRDIPATQSVALVE; encoded by the coding sequence ATGGCTTTGAATTGCTTCACCCTAATTCGGCTCATGGCAACCGGTATACGCCGGGGGACAAGTGCAAATGTCGCCACCATCTTCGCCCTCAGCCTGCCGATCGTTGTCGGCGCCGCCGGCTTCGGTGTGGAGACCTCCTACTGGTACTACAACAGCCTGAAGCTGCAGGCGACGGCGGATGCCGCGGCCTATGCCGGCGCGCTCGAACAGATCTCAGGTTCCGACAAGCCGACGATCGTCGCGGCCGCGACACAGTCGGCAGCGACGAACGGGCTGGGCTCGGGCACGATCGTCGTCAACACGCCGCCTGCGTCTGGACCGAACACGGCGAAGAAAGCGGTCGAGGTCATCGTCGGCCAGAAGCTCGACCGGATGTTCACCTCGATCTTCACGCAAGCTCAGGTTCCCGAACAGGCGAGGGCGGTCGCCCTCATCACCAACGCGTCGAAAGCCTGCGTGCTCGCGCTCGACCCATCCGCTTCGCAGGCGGCGCTGTTTTCCGGCAACACCAGCGTGACCCTCATCGGCTGCTCGGTCATGGCCAATTCGATTGCCTCGGACGCCGTCAAGCTTCAGGGCTCGGCAGGCCTGCAGGCCGATTGCCTGATATCAGGGGGCGGCGTTTCCCTCAGCAATCCCGTTACGACCGTCTGCGCGGCGCCGATAATTCATGCGCTGCCTGCCGCCGATCCATTTGCCGACCTGCCGGCCCCGGCAGCCTCGAATCCCTGCCAGAACGATAACAAAGCCACACTGAGTCCAGGCACCTATTGCAGCGGCATGACGCTAAAGGGCAATGTCACGCTCTCACCCGGCGTCTACGTCGTCCAGGGCAATCTCAAGATAAACGCCAACGCTGCCATCACCGGCAGCGGGGTGACGATCTTCATGTCGGGCAGTTCGACGGTCAGCATAAACGGCAACGCGTCCGTGAAGCTCAGCGCGCCGACTTCGGGCACCTATTCAGGCGTTCTGTTCTATGGCGACAGAACCGGCAACAGCGCATCCAGCACTTTCAACGGCACAGCCGACTCGCTGCTGACTGGGGCCATCTACTTCCCAAAACAGCAGATCAGCTATCTCGGCAACTTCTCGGGCAACAACGGCTGCACCCAAGTCGTCGCCAATACGATCCAATGGTCAGGGAATTCAACCATCAATCAGGATTGCACGAGCCTCGGAATGCGAGACATTCCGGCCACGCAGTCCGTGGCACTGGTCGAGTAG
- a CDS encoding ArsR/SmtB family transcription factor, with the protein MSQSALSQHLYKLMRLKLVTPRRQRQNIFYSCKSEAAREILHLLDSLAAAGNLPSSRFEDHAGETARQSKAA; encoded by the coding sequence TTGAGCCAATCCGCTTTGTCGCAGCACCTTTACAAGCTGATGCGCCTGAAACTCGTAACTCCTCGACGTCAGCGGCAGAACATCTTCTACTCGTGCAAATCCGAGGCTGCCCGCGAAATCCTCCATCTGTTGGATAGTCTTGCAGCGGCCGGCAACTTGCCCTCTTCGCGATTTGAGGATCATGCTGGCGAGACGGCGCGTCAATCAAAGGCGGCATGA
- a CDS encoding autotransporter domain-containing protein, with protein sequence MSLGLQLDTTVAIGETKTLQAWGRAAWLHEFNPDRSVEPTFQAAPGYAFVVQGAAAAEDAVTVNAGVKLNWSSNTSVFATFDGKFGDRVQTYGGNVGFRVNW encoded by the coding sequence GTGTCGCTCGGCCTGCAGCTCGACACGACGGTTGCCATCGGCGAGACGAAGACGCTGCAGGCCTGGGGCCGTGCCGCCTGGCTGCATGAGTTCAATCCCGACCGCTCGGTGGAGCCAACCTTCCAGGCGGCCCCCGGCTATGCCTTCGTTGTCCAGGGGGCAGCGGCGGCCGAGGACGCGGTCACCGTCAACGCCGGCGTCAAGCTGAACTGGAGCTCCAACACGTCGGTGTTCGCCACCTTCGACGGCAAGTTCGGCGACCGGGTGCAGACCTATGGCGGCAATGTCGGGTTCAGGGTGAACTGGTAG
- a CDS encoding autotransporter outer membrane beta-barrel domain-containing protein has product MSVAASPAPGAFTFGIGGDGGANGKGGNVNVTNFSDGIIHTKGFGSTGIMAQSVGGGGGAGGASYSVSGGPPGLAIALGGKGAAGGDGGIVTVINNGAMQLDGDNSVAIFAQSVGGGGGSGGTAIAAAIGVPVFIGGDTGATGKGGDVTVTNTGQIMLTGNGSVGIFAQSVGGGGGVVTAGTDGIVQAVAGGSGNGGVVTINSNVAMLITGDNSVGVFGQSIGGGGGVGGFSGNYLGLDQAPAASSMMMAMVAAPQGFMGSAGGGGTGGAITFTQTADLAVTGKNSFALMEQSAGGTGDIADNGDINVTIASGVTITGGSGAGAGIGYKDGKDNLLTNNGIVRSISLIDGYAMRGGVGNETFDNKYLTVGSMDLGAGLNTFNNKTNAVYLMGDTVYLDLPGQFNNDGYAAPGGLDRVMTTEVTGNWSQSLGGVYLLDLDLDPEADRINVSGTADVNGLVSINIMNPGAAKPGNQDYIILEAQGGVTDNGLKLDTIPSAVAQYSLKYPNPEDIVLNVDINFARTGLTENQTAVGQAINAIQTDLTSPNFTKIANAIFYIPTLDQLGAVYDTISGEGISGFQQPEFDANNTFLAQMNRQSDAWRMGLSTDPMSQSLKVPEVAYAEPPGKAHPFDALTKAPNAQRWNYWATAGGNSGVASGDPVVGSAALGYKSGNFAVGLDSQGDPDVLMGFALGGVAGSFAVPDRETSGNIIGGHAGAYGARKWGQFYINGSLAMDLYSNTTDRFTSVPGAPNPLNPVPAITREHWTGDFMSAGFGTSLEAGWRQPFGAGAITPFAGLQFQALAMQAFSEKVDQRRSARPRLRQPHGHLAAGVARPAARHDGCHRRDEDAAGLGPCRLAA; this is encoded by the coding sequence ATGAGCGTAGCGGCGAGCCCCGCGCCTGGCGCCTTCACCTTCGGCATCGGCGGCGATGGCGGCGCCAATGGCAAGGGCGGCAACGTCAATGTCACCAATTTCAGCGATGGCATCATCCACACAAAGGGCTTTGGTTCGACCGGCATCATGGCGCAGTCGGTGGGTGGCGGCGGCGGTGCCGGCGGCGCGTCCTATTCCGTGTCGGGCGGTCCGCCCGGACTCGCCATCGCACTCGGTGGCAAGGGTGCCGCCGGCGGCGACGGCGGCATTGTCACCGTCATCAACAATGGCGCCATGCAGCTCGACGGTGACAATTCCGTCGCGATCTTCGCGCAATCGGTCGGCGGCGGCGGCGGCTCAGGCGGCACGGCGATTGCCGCGGCGATCGGCGTGCCGGTGTTCATCGGCGGCGACACCGGCGCGACCGGCAAGGGCGGCGATGTCACCGTCACCAATACGGGGCAGATCATGCTTACCGGCAATGGCTCTGTCGGCATCTTCGCGCAGTCTGTCGGTGGTGGCGGCGGCGTGGTGACCGCGGGCACCGACGGCATCGTCCAGGCCGTCGCCGGCGGCAGCGGCAATGGCGGTGTGGTGACGATCAACAGCAACGTCGCCATGCTCATCACCGGCGACAATTCGGTCGGCGTGTTCGGTCAGAGCATTGGCGGCGGTGGCGGCGTCGGCGGCTTTTCCGGCAACTATCTCGGCCTCGACCAGGCGCCGGCCGCAAGCAGCATGATGATGGCCATGGTCGCGGCCCCGCAAGGCTTCATGGGCAGCGCCGGCGGCGGCGGCACCGGCGGTGCCATCACCTTCACGCAGACGGCCGACCTCGCGGTCACCGGCAAGAATTCCTTCGCGCTGATGGAGCAGAGCGCCGGCGGCACTGGCGACATTGCCGACAATGGCGACATTAACGTCACCATCGCCAGCGGCGTGACGATCACCGGCGGTTCAGGTGCGGGTGCCGGCATCGGCTACAAGGACGGCAAGGACAATCTGCTGACCAACAACGGCATCGTCCGTTCGATATCGCTGATCGACGGCTACGCCATGCGCGGCGGCGTCGGCAACGAAACGTTCGACAACAAGTACCTGACGGTCGGATCGATGGACCTCGGCGCCGGTCTCAACACCTTCAACAACAAGACCAACGCGGTCTATCTGATGGGCGACACGGTCTATCTCGACCTGCCCGGCCAGTTCAACAATGACGGTTACGCGGCTCCCGGCGGTCTCGACCGCGTCATGACGACCGAGGTCACCGGCAACTGGTCGCAGTCGCTTGGCGGCGTCTATCTGCTCGATCTGGACCTCGACCCTGAAGCGGACCGCATCAATGTGAGCGGGACGGCCGACGTCAATGGCCTGGTCAGCATCAACATCATGAATCCCGGCGCGGCAAAGCCAGGCAACCAGGACTACATCATCCTGGAGGCGCAGGGCGGCGTCACCGACAATGGACTGAAGCTCGATACGATCCCGAGCGCGGTGGCGCAGTATTCGCTGAAATATCCGAATCCTGAGGATATCGTCCTCAATGTTGACATCAATTTCGCCCGCACCGGCCTGACCGAAAACCAGACCGCGGTGGGTCAGGCGATCAACGCGATCCAGACCGATCTGACGTCGCCGAACTTCACCAAGATCGCCAATGCGATCTTCTACATCCCGACGCTCGACCAGCTTGGCGCCGTCTACGACACCATCTCTGGCGAGGGCATCAGCGGCTTCCAGCAGCCGGAGTTCGACGCCAACAACACCTTCCTGGCCCAGATGAACCGGCAGTCCGATGCCTGGCGCATGGGCCTGTCGACGGATCCGATGAGCCAGTCGCTGAAAGTGCCGGAGGTGGCCTATGCCGAACCGCCGGGCAAGGCGCATCCGTTCGATGCCTTGACCAAGGCGCCCAATGCGCAGCGCTGGAATTACTGGGCAACAGCGGGCGGCAATTCGGGCGTGGCTTCCGGCGATCCCGTGGTCGGCAGCGCGGCCCTTGGCTACAAGTCCGGCAACTTCGCCGTCGGCCTCGACTCGCAGGGCGATCCCGACGTCCTGATGGGCTTTGCGCTCGGCGGCGTCGCGGGATCCTTCGCCGTGCCGGATCGCGAAACGTCCGGCAATATCATCGGCGGCCATGCCGGCGCCTATGGTGCACGCAAATGGGGCCAGTTCTACATCAACGGCTCGCTGGCGATGGATCTCTACAGCAATACGACCGACCGCTTCACCTCGGTGCCTGGCGCGCCCAATCCGCTCAATCCGGTGCCGGCCATCACCAGAGAACACTGGACCGGCGATTTCATGAGCGCAGGCTTCGGCACCAGCCTCGAGGCCGGCTGGCGGCAGCCATTCGGCGCCGGCGCCATCACGCCGTTCGCCGGGCTGCAGTTCCAGGCACTGGCGATGCAGGCCTTCTCGGAAAAAGTCGACCAGCGACGGAGCGCTCGGCCTCGACTTCGACAGCCGCACGGTCATCTCGCTGCCGGTGTCGCTCGGCCTGCAGCTCGACACGACGGTTGCCATCGGCGAGACGAAGACGCTGCAGGCCTGGGGCCGTGCCGCCTGGCTGCATGA